DNA sequence from the Malus domestica chromosome 06, GDT2T_hap1 genome:
ACAAATTGAATAGGGGTTTACATAAATAGgcagaaatttaaaaaaaaaatccattcaaatacatgaacaaaagatattaaaacaacaaaaaatcaaGAGAAATCAACTTTGCAGTAAACTCtagatccaaaaacaaaaaaattattcctTCTCTATTCCTTATCTAGCCATCACTCTCAAAATTCCTCAATCCCTTATATCTCACAAAGAGAAACACATGCATGTCCATTTCCGATCTTAAAACCGAAAGAACTGTTTCGGTTTCTTAGTTTCTTACccaaatccaccaattcaaatcaaatttttGCAACACACATGTGAAATAGATACACAAAACACCAACATtacaatggtttttttttttcattcacaGATGTGAAATAGATACACAAAACACCAACATCATACATTCTTTTCTTGTGGCTTTGGTGGCTTTGGaaaatgggttttttttttttgttcaaggcAATGGACGGCAGCAGAAAAGGGGGAGTGCAGACAGGCAGCAGATAAGCTGCAGAAAAACAGCAGAAAAGCAGGAAAAAAAGAAGTAGAAATTAAGCAGAAAAGCAAGAAATTGACTCGAActtaccaatttttttattcaaaaaggAGTTGGAATCAAACTAAACCTGAAAAATATCATATATCCAATATTAAGTGCATACACCTATAAACTAATCCTTATATATACTTTAAAATAATATGGATCAATGTAATCTAAAATGTTATTATATTCAATATGGCAATACCAAATTGTAAAGTGAACTCTAAAAAGTAAGGCCTATGGTAGATATCTGTATTATATAGCAACTTCATTTCCATCAGAGAGTACACATCATTGAACAAACTAAGAAGATACCTGTTGTAAATTGAGAAGCTTCCTCTCAAGATCTCTAACAGCATCATGTCGCTCTTGAATTTCGGCCAAAGTGTCCATTATCTACAATTTGATACACAATTTTGGAAATGATCAATCTTAATCAGAAAATTAAGTTTTCAACAACCCAAGCTAGAAGAGTTAGGAGCTTAAAATTAATTGTTTAAGATGTCAAAAAATGTGTCAAGTTTGTGAGAGAATGCACAATTTCGATTGTAAAAAGTGCTTATTTAGGGGCAGAGAATAAAAAAGGATATTTGACAAACCTAGCCTCCCCCTTGTTCTTGGATTGCCTTCTGGAAAATTTGTTCACCATCTCCCGTCTCAATTAATCTTTCAATTGTCTGTACAAAGTAAAATAATTAGAAAATGAGCATTCACAGTGGTATAGATATACCGCAATTTCAATAGTGCAATAAGTTTTACCTCTTCATCAGCTCTTGCGCCCATCACTGAGATTCACAAAATGCAAGagaaataaactataaaatcagATCATAGAAATTCAAGTAGAAGTTCCAGAAATAGCAACCACTGATGAGTGGCAAGTAAGGGGTTCAAACCTGTAAAAATAATGTACCACAAAATAATAGAAAGGCAACAACTTTACACATTATTAcgtataattttcattttctatatAGTTTAGCATGTTTTTTGTTAGATGATCGATCTATACGCACACATAGCATATGTACATGGATATATACAACATAGAAAATAAACACAACTAAGATAAGGACTACCATCAAAATTGAACGGATAACGAAAATACATATCACCTTCTTTCCCATCTCTAATGCTATGTCATAAGTCCCTAAAGAAGCAACTGCCTGAAGGATGAAGAAAACCAGAAACTCATAATAACCATAGCAGACAAACCTAGAAAAAGAcggaaacaacaacaacaaagtcttttcccactaagtggggtcggctatatgaatcctagaacgccattgcgctcggttttgtgtcggtaaaaaaaataaataaaaaaaataaaattattcagATTTTGTATACTGTTAGTTTCTCAAGTAGTCTTTACATATTCATTCAAGATTATGCATCTATTAGAGCGCTTTAAGCAGAACGGTAGCGTAGTATTCAAAATTATATTCAAATGATCATTGAGGATTTTTTACAAATGAATCTCCCACTATTCTACTTAAACAACCACATACTCAATACCAAGTGAAAATTGCATCGTTTTTacaaaacattgaaaaacatatGAACTGATGCCCAACTTTAATTAATCTGACATTAATAGTTGAGTAATTCAACATTCAGAGTTGACAGGAGAGTATATAACATTGGAAAACATATGAACATGCCCACCTATTTGGCGGTTGAATAATCATCACATAAATTTACATTATTCACAAATTTGATCATTCAAATCTTCACATCCAATAAGTTTAGAAAGGTACCTAGCTTCCTTACAAAATCGTATCTCTACAGGCCAAGGCTCAAATTCCCTTGCTGCTGCCTTCATTCAATAAGTCCTGATTCAAACAGTCACATAtatcagatatatatatatatatatatataaaataagttGATGCGTTCAATGGGCATGAACTTATCAGGTATTATGAAACCGATTGAACACGTTTAGTGTAATGTCCGCAATTAAATAATGAGCGTGAAAATGACTAACAGGGGTAACACAAACTGCTCAACTTAGGAATTAAAGCATCCAATATTTAGAAAATAATTGACAATTTTCATGGTCAAATTAATTAGGAAAATCATAAATAATAAACTCAATTGTTTCAACTGCTAATTCTGATGAAGCAGCAGTAGTTCGACATATTGCTTCTGATGAAGATTATTATATATCAGTGGTGCAAATTAGCAAAATAATAGTGCTTTCAGactttttgaaaacatttgaAAGTGCCTTCAGACTTAAATTCACCAATTTCATAACCTTCTCCATCAGTACCTTCACCTTCTCCGTCCCCCCCTCCTTCATCACCTACTTCATCAACTCTCAATATCACCAAAATTCTAAATGACTATCCAGActtcataataatttttttatttagcctaaaataggaaaaaacccaaaacagaAGATGTACAGAACTTTAGACACGAACATTTCAAGATATGAATTTGAGGTCTACTACACATCATTACAGAGGACTAAATTTAAGATCAATAGGATAAAAAGACATGCATTTTGATATTTTCATGCATGTACTTCTTGTACTCAATGCATTTCCGGAGGAGAAGAGAAGGATACCATCTCTTTATCTACTCTCTTCCAAAATAGTAGCATATCTCTGGCTAGTTTCCTTGTACGAATTGTAGCCCCCTCATCAATTTAAGAGATCTACTGACCTTCAATTTCACCTACATAGAATAAAAGAGTCGACAGTTCAGTATAAACATTACAAACGCCATCTGATGAAACCTAAACCCTACAAACGTCAGAAAAGGGTACAAATTTTAGAGAGACAACGCTGTCAAAATCTTACAGGAACAATCCTAGGTAGAGCAAATCTTTCAAAACCAACCCCATCcctccctcactctctctctgaAATTCTCACACCCCCATACCCCCATATTCAGCATCACTACTCAACCCATAATTCTATCTCTGCATTCCCACTACCCCATCCCCATGCCCCCAAATTCAGCATTTGTTTTTCATCTAAATTACTATGAAAAAGTGTGATTAATAATCTTAACAACATGCTCAAAATAAAGCCCAAATTATCCGAAATGGCATAcacttcaaaacaaaaatttaattctGCTACAGGTAGGGGGAGACGGGTTAGGACAGTGGGAAATGgaccactttttttttattccttgatTCCATCATTTTGTAGGTGGTCTACGAACTCCTTAATTTAATAAGATTAGTTTAGGACTTGTGAGCATAGGTGCTGCACGTTGAtaacaaaacaatttaaaagTTGAGAAACCTTATCCACTCATCTATTCTATTAAAccttaaagataccacccaatataaacataaattaaatataactcgaaaaaatacaaataaaacaaacaataatcagcaaacaaaaaccctaaacaTTCATATTTTTCAGATTCAAATGAAACCCAATTTCCACACATTAAATTCAAAATCCCatcaaagaaaatcaaatgctaAATCCAAAATCTGCattctcataaaaaaaaaaaaaaaaaaaaaaaaacttgattttaACTTTTATAAATGCAAAAAATCATATATGCAAACTTAAAGgaacaaacaaaagaattaCTTACAGAAATTTCAAAAGCTTAATCATGCGCTTGATGGATCTAGTGGAAATTTGTTGGACCTTTTCCCTAATTAGATAGAATTCGACGTTGGCTGCAGCAAACTGAAAAACACATTGTCACCAAGCATAAAAGCCGTTTTTCAGATGAAATGAGggcatatataaatatcattcgGATTCAACAAACTGCATACTAATTCCTGTTtagattttttaaattatttagtTACTATGGTAAGAAacataatttaaataattatgAGAATAATATTTTAACAGTCACAATAAATATCATAAATGAACTAATAAGACATTTGCATTCAAACAAAATACAAATGATTTAGTCAATTACTGACTTCAAATCTACTAAttttgtgagagagagaaataattACAACATTTTTCTATGCACGACGATGATAAATATGACTCATAAATAGTTTTGAccttaaataaaagaaaatgctcaggaaaatcaaatttaacagAGGTCAATACCTGTACCAGGGAAAAGAATGGATGCATCCATTTCTGTAAAGGCTGCACTGCCCAAGAAGTAAATACATTATGATGAAAGTATattcataaattaattaaaaaatgaaaggaaattaTGCATCACGATTTCGACTTACTTTTTTGGCAACTTGTTGCAGTGAAGAAGAGAGCCAGAGGTACCGTATCAGGTACCCACCACCAACGCTGTGTAATGATtttcaatataaaaaaataaataaagaacacGTTATGGGCTTGAATTGCAGGTGCACTCTCTCAGTTAGTAGCAAATAATATAGTCATGCTGCCTAACcatgataaaaattaacaattgtGGAGATATATGTGAGCTCCaagaatcaaatcaaatccattTGTATACTTGCCCATTCTATTTTCTCAGCTACTAATTCTGCATATACATAATCAAAATGAATTATTAGCCAAGTCCACTTCACATCATATGTTTTGAGATTATTTTCTCACCAGAACAACAGTTAGAATTCTCTGAAGATACAAATGCATGCAAATCTATAGTTTTCTTCAGGATCTGTGACAAAAACATAAGCACGCTTCTTATTTCCAAGAATCATGTTGATGAAAACGTTTCATCTCTTCATATTTTATGTCCCGGCCGATAGTAAACTCCTCTGTTCTTCGGATTTTTCTGTTGTCTTGCATCTTGCGCATTAAAAAATGAACGGACTTAAAGGCTGCCACTTCTAAGTAGTCTTTGATGTCAGGCAGTGACCACCTGTAACACATGAGTAATTGTCTCTCAGTAATTCAGAATTCaccagaaaaacaaaatattatcaaATAAGTaataattggaaaaacataaacAACTTACAGCCTCCAGCTGTATGAAAATGCTTGTTTAATTTTCTTCTGCTGCTTTTAGGAGATGGAAATGGAGGCTTTTTCTTGTCTTGTGCTCAATGATATCAATTTCAGCTTGCTCCCAAATGTACTGCAAAAGCTAAAAGAAAGTTACAGACTTTGCAAGTAAACAATAGCCGCTaatttttctccaaaattttCAGATACCTCATTCCCAACCATacatccaaataaaataaaagtaaaaactcCACAGTACCAATACACAACCAAAATTTGAACCTGAAAATCCATCTTCAAAGTTCTATCAAATGCGAGCATTTACTCAATTTTAAGAAGTTgtattgttaaaacttaaatccCATGATGAACCCACCTTCCTTAATCTTTTCTAAAGAAGCAATAATTCAAATAATGTAtccaaattagaaaataacatatGATTCATGATATCTTATACTTTCATATCCAAGTTATGTTTATGCAAATCATGAGAGACACGCATTTAAATCTCATCCCACACGCCCTAAGTAAAAAAGAAACCAGCTCCTCCATCATTCAATGTCCAAGCAGATTTAGCATGTGGAGTAATAGAATATCAAAACGCAAGTTACAATTTTTAATGTACtttaataattatttcttcAACTTTACCTCCAAGTAGTTCTTCCGATGGAAATAATTGATTTCCAGTGCCTAACCAGTGAGGCACCCTTTCTTTCCCACACTCTCCTTAACAATCCATGAACCTGAAGAGAGAAGAATCAGTAATAAGTTAATTGATCTTAGTTGGTTCCATAACTTGCTAATACGAAaagagaacaaaacaaaaaaagttaatcGAAGGATTTTACAAAAGCTACAAAAATTAACTAAATCTCACATCAAAAGAACCCAGAAATTTAATGAAGAATTCTCCAAAACCCACAAATTAAAACGTAAAATTCtacaaaatcatgaaaaatTTAATACAATCTAATTATATTAATCACCAAATTGAATTAGATCTTCACATCCAATAAGTAACAGAGTTTGAAAACATTATACCCCAAGAAACCCCAAATTTACAGAAATTGGGAGCAAAGATTGAAGAGATCTCATGAAGCCGACATCGAAATCGTCAATCGTGTTGCAGAGCACAGTTTTTTCATTTTGGATTTCCAGATAAAGATTCAAACCCAAAACTAagtaatttataaaaaaatgcacTGAATCAATTCGAGAAAGTGCAAAAATTATCAAACCTCAAGATCTCTTCCGTCGTTTGCGGACTCGAGCCCATCTCCATGCTCCTCTCCTCCATCTCACCGAAGCTCTCGAGTTACATAAATGAAGGCCACTTTGAGTGGTTTTGATTTTAGGAAGCAGGAAGCCGATGCTATTCCAAAGATGGTGTTGTGGCTGTTAGGGTTTCAGAAAGGGAAAACGAAGCCAAATGAAATCGAGGATCTGCAGAAATGGTGCTGAGATCCCCACTCCTCCCGCTCCCTCTCTCTcgctctgtctctctccctaTCGGAGGCATGGCCT
Encoded proteins:
- the LOC103446283 gene encoding uncharacterized protein isoform X2; amino-acid sequence: MHLYLQRILTVVLRWWWVPDTVPLALFFTATSCQKMQPLQKWMHPFFSLVQFAAANVEFYLIREKVQQISTRSIKRMIKLLKFL
- the LOC103446283 gene encoding uncharacterized protein isoform X3 → MHLYLQRILTVVLRWWWVPDTVPLALFFTATSCQKTFTEMDASILFPGTANVEFYLIREKVQQISTRSIKRMIKLLKFL